One Paenibacillus crassostreae DNA segment encodes these proteins:
- a CDS encoding GNAT family N-acetyltransferase — protein sequence MLVNVKSYINKPEVAELLSYAVFPDDKSLKAAIQLYEETESLQLYSYEDEKLLVGLIGYEINEERVLTVHHLAVMPENRLKGYGRGIFFELINVQKPSQIIVETDEEAVEFYRNIGFVVYSLGEVHPGVERFRCIYEVEDEEE from the coding sequence ATGTTAGTTAACGTAAAATCATATATCAATAAGCCGGAAGTAGCTGAGCTACTATCATATGCTGTTTTTCCAGATGATAAGTCATTAAAGGCTGCTATTCAGTTGTATGAAGAAACTGAGTCTTTACAACTTTACAGTTACGAAGACGAGAAGTTATTGGTAGGATTAATTGGTTATGAGATCAATGAAGAGAGAGTCCTAACTGTTCATCATTTAGCTGTTATGCCCGAGAATCGACTGAAGGGTTATGGACGAGGAATATTTTTCGAATTAATTAATGTTCAAAAACCTTCTCAAATAATCGTTGAGACGGATGAAGAAGCGGTAGAATTTTATCGTAATATTGGATTTGTTGTATATAGTCTAGGTGAGGTGCATCCAGGAGTAGAACGCTTCCGTTGTATATATGAAGTTGAAGATGAGGAAGAATAA
- a CDS encoding N-acetylglucosamine kinase, which yields MNRKVVIGIDGGGSHTRILVVDEHGEALAYIETGGSNPYHHPDAGRHLQDGIHQALKIAQCTVEDVVSLTAGLAGLDEEKNYIWANQQLAATGIKGRISAVNDAFPAQVGAFLGEPGIVAIGGTGSIIYGRNECGEEQRNYSFEHYAPAAARFIGYDTVHRIIAGRYEQADQSFVGEVLSFFQLEEVNQLAQIGTRGFYEEATVRNRFFGQLAPLVTLAAERGVPLATQVCDHAADSVAIGISLVGSTFRSADIRVSCIGSVLLSTYMRNAVLQQLSIPNASDKKYQYSDTQVAPVVGAVIDAFNAVGMNPSTEYPPSLQRFVESNLIVQG from the coding sequence GTGAATAGGAAAGTTGTGATTGGGATCGATGGTGGAGGAAGTCATACACGTATACTTGTCGTAGATGAGCATGGAGAGGCACTTGCCTATATCGAGACAGGAGGATCTAATCCCTATCATCATCCAGATGCAGGTCGTCATCTACAGGATGGAATTCATCAAGCCTTGAAGATTGCCCAGTGTACAGTTGAAGATGTCGTATCCCTAACAGCTGGTTTAGCAGGTCTTGATGAAGAGAAGAATTACATATGGGCAAATCAACAACTTGCTGCCACAGGTATAAAGGGAAGAATAAGTGCAGTGAATGATGCCTTTCCTGCACAAGTAGGAGCTTTTCTGGGTGAGCCTGGTATTGTCGCAATCGGTGGTACGGGATCTATCATTTATGGACGGAACGAATGTGGAGAAGAGCAACGCAACTATTCATTTGAACATTATGCACCTGCTGCTGCGAGATTTATTGGGTACGATACAGTTCACCGAATCATTGCAGGTAGATATGAGCAGGCTGATCAATCCTTCGTGGGTGAGGTGTTGAGTTTCTTTCAGTTAGAAGAAGTTAATCAACTAGCTCAGATAGGTACGAGAGGATTCTATGAGGAAGCTACAGTTAGAAATCGCTTCTTTGGACAGCTTGCACCGCTAGTCACTTTAGCTGCAGAACGTGGTGTTCCACTAGCCACTCAAGTATGCGATCATGCAGCTGATTCGGTAGCTATAGGTATATCTCTTGTAGGTTCTACATTCCGTTCAGCGGATATAAGAGTGTCATGTATAGGGAGCGTTCTGTTAAGCACCTATATGCGTAATGCCGTATTGCAACAGTTAAGTATTCCTAATGCTTCGGACAAAAAATATCAATATAGTGATACACAAGTTGCCCCCGTGGTAGGGGCAGTGATCGATGCTTTCAATGCAGTGGGAATGAATCCATCAACTGAGTATCCTCCTTCTCTTCAACGATTTGTTGAATCTAATCTGATCGTGCAGGGTTGA